The following nucleotide sequence is from Flavobacterium sp. N1736.
ATAATATTGCACTTGTAAAAGGACGCCCGCAAATGTTGAATCTAAAAGATATGATTCATTATTTTATTGAGCACCGTCATGATGTTGTAGTGCGCAGAACGCAGTTTGAATTGCGTAAAGCAGAAGAAAGAGCGCATATATTAGAAGGATTAATTATTGCTTCTGATAATATTGATGAAGTTATTGCGATCATCAGAGGTTCTAAAAATACAGAAGAAGCCCGTGATAAATTAATCGAAAGATTCAGTTTGTCAGATATTCAGGCTCGTGCTATTGTCGAGATGCGTTTGCGTCAGTTAACAGGTCTTGAGCAAGATAAATTAAGAGCTGAGTTTGAAGAATTAATGAAGTTAATTGAGCACTTAAAAGCTTTATTGGCAGATGTTGATTTGAGAACAGCTTTAATCAAAGAAGAACTTGAAGAAATTCGCGAGAAATACGGAGATGCCCGTCGTTCTCAAATTGAATATTCAGGAGGAGATGTAAGTATCGAAGATTTAATCGCCGATGAAAATGTAGTAATTACAATTTCGCACGCAGGTTATATCAAACGTACAAACCTTACAGAATATAAAACTCAAAATAGAGGAGGAGTTGGACAAAAAAGTGCAGGAACAAGAGATCAGGATTTCCTTGAGCATATGTTCGTTGCTACCAACCACCAATATATGATGTTCTTTACGCAAAAAGGAAAATGTTTCTGGATGCGTGTTTACGAAATTCCGGAAGGAAGTAAAACAGCAAAAGGAAGAGCAATTCAAAACCTTGTAAACATTGAAAGTGATGATAAAGTAAAAGCTTTCATTTGTACGCAAGACTTAAAAGACAAAGATTATATCAACAGTCATAACCTTGTAATGGTAACAAAACAAGGACAGGTTAAGAAAACTTCTTTAGAGAAATATTCTAAACCAAGAGTAAACGGTGTTGCTGCTATTACTATTAAGGAAGGCGACGAATTAATGGGTGCTCAATTAACCAACGGAGAAAGCCAAATTATCTTAGCAGTTAAGTCTGGTAAATTGGTTCGTTTTGAAGAAACCAAAACACGTCCGATGGGAAGAACAGCTTCCGGAGTTCGTGGAATTACGTTAAAAGACGATACCGATGAAGTAATTGGTATGGTTACTGTTGACAAAAATGATATTAACGATTCGCAAATTTTAGTTGTAACTGAAAACGGATACGGTAAACGCACCAAATTAGTAGACGAAGACGGAGAAGATGTTTACAGAATTACAAATCGAGGTGGTAAAGGTGTGAAAACACTTAATATTACTGAGAAAACAGGAAAACTGATTTCGATTAATGCCGTAACAGATGCTGATGATTTAATGATTATCAACAAATCAGGATTAACAATTAGAATGGCTATTGAAGATTTACGTGTAATGGGTCGTGCAACACAAGGTGTTCGATTAATTAACTTAAAAGGTAAAGATTCGATTGCAGCTGTAACAAAAGTTATGAAAGATGATGTTGAAGAAGTTATTGTTGATGAAGATGGAAATGTTATAGAACCTGTTATCGAAAGAGTTAAACCGGATTTAGAAGTTCTTGAAGACGACGGTACAGCAGAAGACGATGATGACGATGCTGATGAAACAGTTGAAGACGAAGATGATTCTGAAGAAGAATCGGAAGAGTAAAAATATATAACCACGAAAATTAAAATTAAATACACAAATTGAATATTATGAAAAGTAAATATGTAATACTTGCATCAGCATTATTGATTTCAGTAGCTACTTTTGCTCAAAAAGATCAAATTAAAAGTGCTGAGAAAGCATTAAAAAGCGGAGATGCTCAAGGAGCAATTACGATATTAAAAGATGCTGAAAACATGGTAGTGAATGCCAAAGATGTTGAGCAGGCACAATATTATTCAGTACAAGGTAACGCATACCTTGATCTGGCTAATAAAAGTGTAGAAACTGGTAAAAACTTATCTCTTGCTGCAGAAAGCTACAAAAAATTAATTGAGATTGAAAAAGCTTCGGGAAAATTGAAGTATTCAACTCAGGCAGCCGCTTCAATTAGCGAAATTAAAGGAAAATTGATTAATTCAGCAATTGCAGATACTCAGGCTAACAAACATGCTGACGGAGCAAAAAAATTGTATGATGCTTATTTATTAGATAAAAAAGATACAATCAACTTATACTATGCTGCTTCAACAGCTGTAAATGCACAGGATTATGATACGGCTTTACCAATGTATGAAGAATTAAAAAAAATAAATTATTCTGGTAAAGGAACTAGTTATACAGCAGTAAACAAAGCTTCAGGAAACGAAGATGGTTTTAATACTGCCAGCGAAAGAGATTTAGCAGTAAAATTAGGAACACACGAAAAACCAAAAACAGAAGCTATTCCTTCAAAAAGAGGAGAG
It contains:
- the gyrA gene encoding DNA gyrase subunit A, with the protein product MSEGEKLIPINIEDEMKSAYIDYSMSVIVSRALPDVRDGLKPVHRRVLYGMYDLGVTSRSAHKKSARIVGEVLGKYHPHGDTSVYDAMVRMAQEWSMRYLLVDGQGNFGSVDGDSPAAMRYTEARMRKISEDIMADIEKETVDFQLNFDDTLYEPKVMPTRVPTLLVNGATGIAVGMATNMPPHNLTEVINGTLAYLANNDIEIDELMTHIKAPDFPTGGVIYGYEGVREAFKTGRGRIVMRAKVGFEEVDGRECIIVTEIPYQVNKAEMIKRTADLVNDKKIEGIANIRDESDRNGMRIVYILKRDATPNVVLNTLYKFTSLQSSFSVNNIALVKGRPQMLNLKDMIHYFIEHRHDVVVRRTQFELRKAEERAHILEGLIIASDNIDEVIAIIRGSKNTEEARDKLIERFSLSDIQARAIVEMRLRQLTGLEQDKLRAEFEELMKLIEHLKALLADVDLRTALIKEELEEIREKYGDARRSQIEYSGGDVSIEDLIADENVVITISHAGYIKRTNLTEYKTQNRGGVGQKSAGTRDQDFLEHMFVATNHQYMMFFTQKGKCFWMRVYEIPEGSKTAKGRAIQNLVNIESDDKVKAFICTQDLKDKDYINSHNLVMVTKQGQVKKTSLEKYSKPRVNGVAAITIKEGDELMGAQLTNGESQIILAVKSGKLVRFEETKTRPMGRTASGVRGITLKDDTDEVIGMVTVDKNDINDSQILVVTENGYGKRTKLVDEDGEDVYRITNRGGKGVKTLNITEKTGKLISINAVTDADDLMIINKSGLTIRMAIEDLRVMGRATQGVRLINLKGKDSIAAVTKVMKDDVEEVIVDEDGNVIEPVIERVKPDLEVLEDDGTAEDDDDDADETVEDEDDSEEESEE
- a CDS encoding tetratricopeptide repeat protein — protein: MKSKYVILASALLISVATFAQKDQIKSAEKALKSGDAQGAITILKDAENMVVNAKDVEQAQYYSVQGNAYLDLANKSVETGKNLSLAAESYKKLIEIEKASGKLKYSTQAAASISEIKGKLINSAIADTQANKHADGAKKLYDAYLLDKKDTINLYYAASTAVNAQDYDTALPMYEELKKINYSGKGTSYTAVNKASGNEDGFNTASERDLAVKLGTHEKPKTEAIPSKRGEIYKNLALILVQKGRIEDAKKAIADARKTNPDDSSLILTEANLYLETKDFETYKKLVGEALQKDPTNADLVFNLGVISANAKNPADAEKYYLKAIEINPNYTNAYLNLAALKLEAEKPIIDEMNKLGTSAKDMKRYDVLKAQREGVFKGVIPYLKKANELDPKNEDVSKTLLGVYKALEMTAEAKELKARM